The following proteins are encoded in a genomic region of Gimesia algae:
- a CDS encoding hybrid sensor histidine kinase/response regulator gives MDDILQEFLAESWENLGQLDSEIVELEKDPQNAELIASIFRTIHTIKGTCGFLGLTNLGAVAHSAENVLGKMRERMLEVSPGAISLVLEAIDRIKELLQGLEATGEEPKTDHSSLTLMLDELANLATAPVPPTPQQTPPATPESEKTEVNTVETQVDEAPLGDQDLTEIVETHPEVLSESVEPLAPAAAGAEEGAARTSKVSVADLSIRVNVNVVDSLMNLVGELVLTRNQLLQLARGDEESKYAAPITHLNRVTTDLQEGVMKTRMQPIGNAWNKLPRLVRDLTQVTSKHIELVMTGAETELDRTVLDAIKDPLTHMVRNSADHGIETPEVRKAAGKSESGTIHLNAYHEGGHVIIEIQDDGAGISRERVLKKAVSQGLIKEVDVPHVTDSHVFSMIFQAGFSTAEQVSSISGRGVGMDVVRTQIEKIGGTVDLASQMGKGTTVRIKIPLTLAIISALVLESGSQPFAIPQLGVVELVRLSAEDCKKIETIHNKKVFRLRDRLLPLVHLNEVLQLEEKAPEDHDLQDTNIVVVQVGEDQFGLIVSRIFDTEEIVVKPVGRLLKNIGLYQGTTILGDGRVVMILDVGGIFNQCGGSSAHSQSLTEETTTSSDRDTISMLLFGVKEEVTMAVPLSLVARLEEFPLESIELNGDRKVVQYRDNLLPLLSVEGAGYSGGEAVDPQPVIVFSENNRSMGLIVNEIKDIIDEQLVIRMQSDRPGVLGTAIIGKNAIDVIDTQYYVTRSTPNWFGKVEDKTSFRVLVVDDSMFFRQLVATALETEGYTVVTSDSCVAAVEILEKDSRFHTVITDLELPMMDGFEFCEWLKANENTQELSVIALTSANSSADQAKAREAGFDEFLVKFNSHELISCLDESFARLKYKTGVNA, from the coding sequence ATGGACGATATTCTGCAGGAGTTTTTGGCAGAAAGCTGGGAGAATTTAGGTCAATTAGACTCGGAAATTGTAGAGCTTGAGAAAGATCCCCAGAATGCTGAGCTGATTGCCAGTATCTTTCGCACGATCCACACTATAAAAGGAACCTGTGGTTTTCTAGGTCTCACCAATCTCGGAGCAGTCGCGCATTCCGCCGAAAATGTTCTGGGAAAGATGCGCGAGCGAATGCTCGAAGTCTCTCCGGGAGCCATCTCACTGGTTCTGGAAGCAATTGACCGGATTAAAGAGTTGTTGCAGGGACTGGAAGCAACCGGTGAGGAACCCAAAACAGACCATTCGTCTTTAACGCTCATGTTAGACGAACTGGCCAATCTGGCAACTGCTCCAGTACCGCCAACACCTCAGCAGACTCCCCCCGCTACTCCTGAATCAGAGAAGACCGAAGTAAACACTGTTGAAACTCAGGTAGATGAAGCACCTCTCGGCGATCAAGATCTGACTGAAATCGTTGAAACTCACCCTGAGGTACTGTCAGAATCTGTGGAACCATTGGCTCCCGCTGCAGCTGGAGCAGAAGAAGGAGCTGCCCGCACTTCCAAAGTGAGTGTGGCGGACCTGTCTATTCGCGTGAATGTAAATGTAGTTGACAGTCTGATGAATCTGGTTGGTGAGCTGGTACTGACACGCAATCAGCTATTGCAACTGGCGCGGGGGGATGAGGAATCCAAATACGCCGCCCCCATCACTCATTTGAATCGCGTGACGACTGATCTGCAGGAAGGCGTAATGAAGACACGTATGCAGCCGATCGGGAATGCCTGGAACAAGCTTCCTCGTCTGGTACGTGATTTAACTCAGGTGACCAGTAAACATATCGAACTGGTAATGACAGGTGCTGAGACGGAGCTGGACCGAACCGTACTGGATGCAATTAAAGATCCCCTGACTCACATGGTGAGAAACTCTGCCGATCACGGCATTGAGACTCCTGAAGTCCGTAAAGCAGCCGGTAAATCAGAATCGGGGACGATTCATTTAAATGCATACCATGAAGGCGGGCATGTGATCATCGAGATTCAAGATGATGGTGCCGGAATCAGCCGCGAGCGAGTTTTGAAGAAGGCGGTTTCCCAGGGACTGATCAAAGAGGTCGATGTACCTCATGTGACTGACAGTCATGTGTTTTCCATGATTTTTCAGGCAGGATTTTCAACAGCAGAACAGGTCAGTTCCATATCCGGACGTGGCGTTGGCATGGACGTTGTGCGTACTCAGATTGAAAAAATCGGGGGGACAGTAGATCTCGCTTCCCAAATGGGAAAAGGGACGACTGTCAGGATAAAAATCCCATTGACCCTGGCGATTATATCTGCACTGGTGCTGGAGAGCGGCTCACAGCCTTTCGCCATCCCACAGCTGGGTGTTGTGGAACTGGTTCGACTTTCTGCTGAAGACTGCAAGAAAATTGAAACGATTCACAATAAAAAGGTATTTCGCCTGCGAGATCGCCTGCTGCCTCTTGTGCATCTGAATGAAGTTCTGCAACTGGAAGAGAAAGCTCCAGAAGATCACGATCTGCAGGACACAAATATCGTGGTGGTTCAGGTGGGTGAAGATCAGTTCGGACTGATTGTTTCCCGAATCTTTGATACCGAAGAAATCGTGGTCAAGCCGGTGGGCCGTCTGTTGAAGAATATTGGACTCTACCAGGGAACAACAATTCTAGGTGATGGCCGTGTTGTAATGATTCTCGATGTGGGGGGGATATTCAACCAATGTGGTGGGAGTTCAGCTCATTCTCAATCGCTTACAGAAGAAACAACAACCAGTTCTGACCGGGATACCATCAGTATGTTGCTGTTCGGTGTGAAAGAGGAAGTGACAATGGCTGTTCCGTTGTCACTGGTCGCACGACTGGAAGAATTTCCTCTGGAAAGTATTGAATTGAACGGTGACCGCAAGGTTGTCCAATATCGCGACAATCTGTTGCCACTGCTCTCGGTTGAAGGTGCGGGTTACAGCGGTGGAGAAGCCGTTGATCCGCAACCCGTCATCGTCTTTTCCGAAAATAATCGTTCGATGGGTCTGATAGTCAATGAGATCAAAGACATTATTGATGAGCAGCTTGTGATCCGGATGCAGTCAGACAGGCCTGGTGTACTGGGGACTGCCATCATAGGTAAAAATGCGATCGATGTGATTGATACGCAATATTATGTGACCCGCTCAACCCCGAACTGGTTTGGCAAAGTTGAAGATAAAACATCGTTTCGAGTTTTAGTCGTTGATGATTCGATGTTCTTCAGGCAACTGGTGGCAACGGCGCTGGAAACGGAAGGGTACACAGTGGTGACCAGTGACAGTTGTGTTGCCGCTGTTGAAATCCTGGAGAAAGATTCCAGGTTCCATACCGTCATTACAGATCTGGAATTGCCTATGATGGATGGCTTTGAGTTCTGTGAATGGCTGAAAGCAAACGAGAATACTCAGGAGCTGAGTGTCATTGCACTGACGTCAGCAAACAGTTCTGCAGATCAGGCGAAAGCCAGGGAAGCTGGTTTTGATGAGTTTCTGGTGAAATTTAATTCGCATGAACTGATTTCCTGTCTGGATGAGTCTTTTGCACGGTTGAAATATAAAACGGGAGTTAATGCATGA
- a CDS encoding histidine phosphatase family protein: MPTVVLIRPGCTDFDKDERIQGTLDLPLNAKGEEQVKNLAAQIENSGIETIITSSSEPALSTAEQLGENLGIPVKEKEGLKNLNQGLWQGLEYEEVRRKYPKLLKQWTESPETVCPPEGELASEAVKRVQKTLQKYLKKKQNFAIVASEPLATIISCLLRNENKGKISFEHNGKFCQNEMFEILESPPKKSDSKQVSSDDQTEKKDSPPGQGNHTEKWRFEEAK; the protein is encoded by the coding sequence ATGCCAACTGTGGTACTGATACGACCTGGTTGTACAGACTTTGATAAAGACGAACGAATACAAGGTACACTCGACCTTCCTCTGAACGCAAAAGGGGAAGAGCAGGTCAAAAATCTCGCTGCGCAGATCGAAAATTCCGGGATTGAAACAATTATCACATCCTCTTCAGAACCAGCCTTGTCAACCGCCGAACAGCTGGGGGAAAACCTGGGAATTCCCGTCAAGGAAAAAGAAGGGCTGAAAAACCTGAATCAGGGTCTCTGGCAGGGGCTGGAGTATGAGGAAGTTCGCCGGAAATACCCGAAACTGTTGAAACAATGGACGGAATCACCAGAAACGGTTTGTCCCCCTGAGGGAGAACTGGCCTCCGAAGCAGTGAAACGCGTCCAAAAAACACTACAGAAGTACCTGAAAAAGAAACAGAACTTTGCCATCGTGGCTTCTGAGCCTCTGGCAACCATTATTTCCTGCCTGTTACGAAATGAGAATAAAGGAAAAATTTCCTTTGAGCACAATGGGAAATTTTGCCAGAATGAAATGTTCGAAATTCTTGAATCGCCTCCCAAAAAAAGTGATTCAAAGCAGGTAAGTTCTGACGATCAAACTGAAAAGAAGGATTCCCCCCCAGGTCAAGGAAACCACACAGAGAAGTGGCGGTTCGAGGAGGCCAAATAA
- the gap gene encoding type I glyceraldehyde-3-phosphate dehydrogenase, which yields MAAVKVGINGFGRIGRITFRALAARPEEFEVVAINDLGDPKKLAWLLKYDSVQGRFPGTVEVDGTDLIVNGKKVRVCAERDPRELPWKELGVEVALESTGFFTNREADGKPGYDSHLTAGARKVVISAPAKDTPDMTVVFGVNDDQLTSEHICVSNASCTTNCLAPMAKVLHENFGIEHGLMTTVHAYTNDQRVSDQLHSDPLRARAAALNIIPTTTGAAKAVGLVLPDLNGKLTGLSLRVPVPVGSITDLVVNLSKDVTVEEVNAVMKAAADGPMKGILEYNTDPIVSSDIVGNTHSSIFDASWTTVIGGNMLKVLSWYDNEYGYSNRTADMIARLAQL from the coding sequence GTGGCTGCGGTAAAGGTTGGTATCAATGGTTTTGGGCGTATTGGGCGTATTACATTCAGAGCACTCGCTGCTCGTCCAGAAGAATTCGAAGTCGTTGCCATCAACGACCTCGGAGATCCCAAGAAACTGGCATGGTTGTTAAAATACGACAGTGTTCAGGGTCGATTCCCCGGAACTGTTGAGGTTGATGGAACTGATCTGATCGTCAATGGTAAAAAAGTGCGTGTCTGCGCGGAACGTGATCCCCGTGAGCTTCCCTGGAAAGAACTGGGAGTCGAAGTAGCCTTGGAATCTACCGGTTTCTTCACAAACCGTGAAGCAGACGGAAAACCAGGTTATGACAGCCACCTGACTGCAGGGGCTCGTAAAGTTGTCATTTCTGCACCTGCAAAAGATACACCAGACATGACTGTTGTTTTCGGTGTCAATGATGACCAGCTGACTTCTGAGCACATCTGTGTTTCAAACGCCAGCTGTACAACAAACTGCCTGGCTCCCATGGCCAAGGTCCTTCATGAAAACTTTGGCATTGAACACGGTTTAATGACCACCGTGCACGCTTACACTAACGACCAGCGTGTTTCAGACCAGCTGCACTCAGACCCACTGCGGGCACGAGCCGCTGCTTTGAATATCATTCCGACAACAACAGGTGCTGCAAAAGCAGTGGGCCTCGTCCTGCCAGACCTGAATGGCAAATTAACCGGTCTCAGCCTCCGCGTTCCAGTACCAGTAGGCAGTATTACTGACCTGGTTGTGAATCTGAGCAAAGATGTGACCGTAGAAGAAGTCAATGCAGTCATGAAAGCAGCTGCAGATGGACCGATGAAAGGCATTCTGGAGTACAACACTGATCCCATCGTTTCCAGTGATATCGTGGGCAATACCCACAGCTCCATCTTTGATGCCAGTTGGACGACTGTTATTGGTGGAAATATGCTCAAGGTCTTGAGCTGGTATGATAACGAATACGGTTATTCAAACCGGACTGCAGACATGATTGCCCGACTGGCACAACTATAA
- the accD gene encoding acetyl-CoA carboxylase, carboxyltransferase subunit beta — protein sequence MSSAPKSNIDSWLSHSSRPKRGVPEGLWQRCPACNATVFCKQVEQGLGLCPECDHHFYISAETRIQQLLDPDSFEEWFPDITAGDPLEFADKNKTYKDRLVIEQKKTGMKDACIVGRGYMRGRPLVIGITDSAFIMGSMGSVVGEKLTRAIEQATELKLPLIIISGSGGGARMHEGIFSLMQMGKVSAALGRYHEKGGLFISVLTNPTMGGVAASFASLGDIVVAEPEALIGFAGPRVVEATIKMPLPEGFQTSEFLLKHGFVDRIISRPKLRSELARLIDYCA from the coding sequence ATGAGTTCAGCTCCGAAATCTAATATTGATTCATGGTTAAGCCATTCTTCCCGCCCCAAACGGGGAGTGCCGGAAGGGCTCTGGCAACGCTGTCCCGCCTGTAATGCCACAGTTTTCTGTAAACAGGTCGAGCAGGGACTGGGGCTTTGCCCGGAATGTGACCACCATTTTTATATCTCCGCAGAGACCCGTATTCAACAACTGCTTGACCCGGACAGTTTTGAAGAATGGTTCCCGGACATCACCGCCGGTGACCCATTAGAATTTGCAGATAAAAATAAAACATACAAAGATCGGCTCGTGATTGAGCAGAAGAAAACGGGGATGAAAGACGCCTGTATCGTAGGGCGTGGCTACATGCGTGGTCGTCCCCTGGTGATTGGCATTACCGACTCTGCTTTCATTATGGGAAGCATGGGGTCCGTCGTAGGAGAAAAGCTGACACGGGCCATCGAACAGGCGACCGAACTGAAACTGCCTCTGATCATTATCAGTGGTTCCGGTGGTGGTGCGCGTATGCATGAGGGAATTTTCTCTCTGATGCAGATGGGTAAGGTTTCTGCCGCGCTGGGTCGCTATCATGAAAAGGGAGGGTTGTTTATCTCTGTATTAACCAATCCCACTATGGGAGGCGTGGCTGCCAGCTTTGCATCGCTGGGGGATATTGTGGTCGCAGAACCTGAAGCACTGATCGGATTCGCCGGACCGCGCGTCGTTGAGGCCACAATCAAAATGCCCCTGCCTGAAGGTTTCCAGACCAGTGAGTTTCTGCTCAAACATGGGTTCGTCGACCGAATTATTTCCAGACCCAAACTTCGCTCGGAACTGGCACGTCTGATCGACTATTGTGCCTGA
- the rpe gene encoding ribulose-phosphate 3-epimerase, producing MTNSELKHKLNSNSPVIAPSMLKCDFGNLHREIELLQAAGAHVLHWDVMDGHFVPNLSYGALLIERVRPLTSMVFDAHLMISHPEKYIDDYIKAGCDSITVHIEAVSDPTEILKHLNQSGVLPGLAISPKTPLKAVEPYLDQCGTVLLMSVEPGFGGQSFIESSIQKIKQLKSMISSDTILSIDGGIALDTIAETAGAGANYFVVGSAIFDQADYSTAVSELAAKAGSQTASST from the coding sequence ATGACTAACTCTGAACTTAAGCATAAATTGAATTCGAACTCTCCCGTGATCGCACCCTCGATGCTAAAGTGCGACTTCGGTAATCTGCATCGAGAAATCGAGCTGCTGCAAGCGGCTGGTGCTCATGTACTTCACTGGGATGTCATGGACGGACATTTTGTTCCCAATCTTTCCTATGGAGCACTGTTGATTGAACGAGTCCGCCCATTGACCAGTATGGTCTTTGATGCGCATTTGATGATCAGCCATCCGGAAAAATACATCGACGACTATATCAAAGCCGGCTGTGATTCCATCACCGTCCATATTGAAGCTGTCTCTGATCCGACTGAGATATTGAAACATCTGAATCAATCAGGCGTGCTTCCCGGATTGGCTATCAGCCCCAAAACTCCCTTGAAAGCTGTCGAGCCTTATCTGGATCAGTGCGGAACAGTCCTGCTGATGAGCGTGGAACCCGGGTTTGGCGGACAATCCTTTATCGAATCGAGCATACAGAAAATCAAACAACTGAAATCAATGATCTCCTCCGACACGATTCTCTCGATCGACGGCGGAATTGCCTTAGATACGATCGCTGAAACGGCCGGCGCAGGCGCCAATTATTTTGTTGTCGGAAGTGCGATCTTCGATCAGGCCGACTATTCTACAGCTGTCAGCGAACTGGCTGCCAAAGCCGGGAGTCAGACAGCTTCCTCAACTTAA